A single window of Nocardioides baekrokdamisoli DNA harbors:
- a CDS encoding TetR family transcriptional regulator, whose protein sequence is MSVNATVPEEAAGSVAQRERRARILDATVELASEGGFDAVQMRTVADSAGVALGTLYRYFPSKIHLLVSALSREFDQVEEISRTHQVPGDTPYGRVMFVLERTTQNLQVRANLTEALVRAFMFADSTAQTEIHEVGIKLTSLFARTMTGELDHEPTQEEADVIRVIADVWLASLVSWVTGRSGADDVLRSMETAVRLLLVGKD, encoded by the coding sequence ATGAGTGTGAACGCCACAGTGCCGGAGGAAGCTGCCGGCAGCGTCGCGCAGCGTGAGCGGCGCGCCCGGATCCTCGACGCAACCGTCGAACTCGCATCCGAGGGCGGCTTCGATGCCGTCCAGATGCGTACCGTCGCCGACTCTGCAGGCGTTGCGCTCGGCACGCTCTACCGCTACTTCCCCTCGAAGATCCACCTGCTCGTCTCGGCCCTGAGCCGCGAGTTCGACCAGGTCGAGGAGATCTCGCGTACGCACCAGGTCCCCGGCGACACCCCGTACGGTCGAGTGATGTTCGTGCTCGAGCGCACCACCCAGAACCTTCAGGTCCGGGCGAACCTCACCGAGGCCCTCGTACGCGCCTTCATGTTCGCCGACTCCACGGCGCAGACCGAGATCCACGAAGTCGGCATCAAACTGACCTCGCTCTTCGCCCGCACGATGACCGGCGAGCTCGATCACGAGCCGACCCAGGAGGAAGCCGATGTCATCCGCGTCATCGCGGATGTCTGGCTCGCCTCACTGGTCAGCTGGGTGACCGGTCGCAGCGGCGCCGATGACGTGCTCCGGTCGATGGAGACCGCCGTCAGGCTGCTGCTCGTCGGCAAGGACTGA
- a CDS encoding acyl-CoA dehydrogenase family protein: MSIGVTPDHQDLAASVVDWAQSLAGLDAVRGAEADVEATFGDVWKHVAAHGLALIAAPEGAGGGGGSLLDAAVAVSSAAEELLPGPVLSTSVTGVVAGDIAPVMATLATGGRAAVGLVASLEMAERLTGTVSVVLDAPGADWFLLGAGERWFAVPAAGVTVQASVGLDLTRRTGSVTVDAPLADVHELSASGADVRRVLVSFAAAEAAGVARRCLKIAVEYAGIREQFGQPIGKFQAIKQLCAQMLETSEAVNAAAWDVAAAATSGPEQSAYAADVAGTIAFDGAVRVAQDCIQVLGGIGFTFEHEAHFYLRRATALRAIVGSGDSFARSLAQRAVGGVRRAVDIDLDGQDEAVRAEIRAVVGTAAMAPDFCRRHALVDSGLIAPHWPAPYGRNAGPVEQIVIDQELAAAGVTLPDIKIGGWAVPTILAHGTDAQRAKFVRPTLSGDIVWCQLFSEPGAGSDLASLRTKAVRVEGGWSLTGQKVWTSLAQQADWAICLARTNPDAPQHAGITYFLVDMRSAGLDVRPLRELTGDALFNEVFLNDVFVPDELVVGEVDGGWRLARTTLANERVAMASTKLGLSVERAIELVASGSDADLARVGRMVALSTVGSLLDVRTTLRSLAGQGPGAESSVAKLLTVHVRQTASELVVDLLGPAALTDDPQVVADVHEMLLTRCLSIAGGTTQILRNVAAERILGLPR; this comes from the coding sequence GTGTCGATCGGTGTCACCCCTGATCATCAGGACCTGGCTGCTTCGGTCGTCGACTGGGCGCAGAGTCTGGCCGGGCTCGACGCCGTCCGCGGTGCTGAGGCGGACGTCGAAGCGACCTTTGGCGACGTGTGGAAGCACGTGGCCGCCCACGGCCTTGCCTTGATCGCTGCGCCGGAGGGTGCGGGCGGCGGCGGAGGGTCTCTTCTGGACGCTGCGGTGGCTGTGTCCTCGGCAGCGGAGGAACTGCTCCCGGGCCCGGTCCTCTCGACCTCGGTGACCGGTGTGGTCGCCGGTGACATCGCTCCAGTGATGGCGACGCTTGCAACCGGTGGACGTGCGGCCGTCGGCCTGGTGGCGTCGCTCGAGATGGCCGAGCGGCTGACCGGGACGGTGTCGGTGGTACTCGATGCTCCTGGAGCCGACTGGTTCCTCCTTGGCGCTGGCGAGCGGTGGTTCGCGGTGCCGGCAGCAGGTGTCACCGTGCAAGCGTCGGTCGGCCTGGATCTGACCCGGCGGACCGGATCGGTCACTGTTGACGCTCCGCTGGCAGACGTCCACGAACTGTCAGCCTCTGGTGCGGACGTGCGGCGGGTGCTGGTCTCCTTTGCCGCGGCCGAGGCGGCTGGCGTCGCCCGACGCTGTCTGAAGATCGCAGTTGAGTACGCCGGGATCCGTGAGCAGTTCGGGCAGCCGATCGGGAAGTTCCAGGCGATCAAGCAGCTCTGTGCGCAGATGCTGGAGACGAGCGAGGCTGTCAATGCTGCCGCCTGGGACGTCGCTGCGGCCGCGACGAGCGGTCCGGAACAGTCGGCGTACGCCGCCGATGTCGCCGGGACAATCGCGTTCGACGGGGCTGTCCGGGTTGCCCAGGACTGCATCCAGGTGCTCGGCGGCATCGGGTTCACCTTTGAGCACGAGGCTCACTTCTATCTGCGGCGCGCGACTGCACTGCGAGCGATCGTCGGCTCGGGCGACAGCTTCGCGCGATCGTTGGCCCAGCGTGCCGTCGGTGGGGTCCGCCGGGCCGTCGACATTGACCTCGACGGTCAGGACGAGGCCGTACGCGCCGAGATCCGTGCGGTGGTCGGCACCGCTGCCATGGCGCCGGACTTCTGTCGTCGCCACGCGTTGGTCGACTCGGGTCTGATCGCGCCGCACTGGCCCGCTCCGTACGGGCGCAATGCCGGCCCGGTCGAGCAGATCGTCATCGACCAGGAACTGGCCGCCGCAGGGGTGACCCTGCCCGACATCAAGATCGGTGGCTGGGCAGTGCCGACGATCCTGGCGCACGGCACTGACGCGCAGCGCGCGAAGTTCGTACGCCCGACCCTCTCCGGAGACATCGTCTGGTGCCAGCTGTTCAGCGAACCGGGAGCCGGGTCGGACCTGGCCTCGTTGCGTACGAAGGCGGTCCGGGTCGAGGGCGGCTGGTCGCTGACCGGCCAGAAGGTCTGGACGTCGCTGGCGCAGCAGGCCGACTGGGCGATCTGCCTCGCACGGACGAACCCGGACGCACCGCAGCATGCCGGGATCACCTACTTCCTGGTCGACATGCGATCCGCAGGACTCGATGTCCGTCCACTCCGGGAGTTGACCGGAGACGCGTTGTTCAACGAGGTGTTCCTCAACGACGTCTTCGTACCCGATGAGCTCGTCGTGGGGGAGGTCGACGGCGGATGGCGGTTGGCCCGCACAACGCTGGCCAACGAACGCGTCGCGATGGCGAGCACCAAGCTCGGGCTGAGCGTCGAGCGAGCGATCGAGCTGGTCGCATCCGGCTCTGACGCTGACCTGGCCCGGGTCGGGCGGATGGTCGCGCTGTCGACGGTCGGTTCGCTTCTGGATGTACGCACCACGCTGCGCTCACTCGCCGGACAAGGACCGGGTGCGGAGTCGAGCGTTGCGAAACTCCTCACGGTCCACGTCCGACAGACGGCCTCCGAACTGGTCGTCGACCTGCTCGGGCCGGCCGCACTGACCGACGATCCTCAGGTGGTCGCCGACGTCCACGAGATGCTGCTGACGCGGTGTCTGTCGATCGCCGGCGGCACCACGCAGATCCTGCGGAACGTGGCCGCCGAGCGGATTCTCGGGCTCCCGCGCTGA
- a CDS encoding alpha/beta hydrolase: MSSTYRLRQLGLILLGANAVRPIPGKYASVQAFFAGWLTAELAPQILAASVADTAVQVASSKRRTRWIDAALGAGAAGVLGYLVRSGSRVQSIVEDALVEGLGEGYDPTPNASIPIAAVARPFNFRDAKVESIRNIAYTQGGRRALLDIYRPRDVDLDRAPVLIQIHGGGWMIGHKQQQGLLLMNMMAELGWVCVSINYRLAPKHVWPAQIVDVKKAIAWIRANIATYGGDPDYLVLTGGSAGGHLSSLAALTEAPQFQPGFEDADTSVAGCVPFYGVYDMAGLNGSKGTLMMRDEFLGPMIFKKDPKTHLDDFIEASPLAHVRVDAPDFFVLHGANDSLVEVTQARAFVKALREVSTSTVTYAELPGAQHAFEIFSSVRSQYALRAVTRWLEWHRATWLAGRVVERAS, translated from the coding sequence ATGAGCTCCACGTACCGGCTCCGCCAGCTCGGCCTGATCCTGCTCGGCGCCAATGCAGTTCGACCCATTCCTGGTAAGTACGCCTCGGTGCAGGCATTCTTCGCGGGCTGGCTCACGGCAGAGTTGGCGCCGCAGATCCTTGCCGCCTCGGTCGCGGACACAGCGGTCCAGGTCGCGTCCTCGAAGAGGCGTACGCGCTGGATCGACGCCGCCCTCGGCGCCGGTGCCGCCGGCGTACTGGGCTACCTGGTGCGGTCGGGGAGCCGGGTCCAGAGCATCGTCGAGGATGCGCTGGTCGAAGGCCTCGGCGAGGGGTACGACCCCACACCGAACGCCAGCATTCCGATCGCGGCGGTCGCGCGGCCGTTCAACTTCCGCGACGCCAAGGTCGAGTCGATCCGCAACATCGCGTACACCCAGGGTGGCCGGCGCGCACTGCTCGACATCTACCGTCCGCGCGACGTCGATCTGGACCGGGCCCCGGTGCTCATCCAGATCCATGGCGGCGGTTGGATGATCGGCCACAAGCAGCAGCAGGGGCTCCTGTTGATGAACATGATGGCCGAGCTCGGCTGGGTGTGCGTGTCGATCAACTACCGCCTGGCGCCCAAGCATGTCTGGCCCGCACAGATCGTCGATGTGAAGAAGGCGATCGCCTGGATACGCGCCAACATCGCGACGTACGGCGGCGACCCGGACTACCTCGTCCTGACCGGCGGCAGCGCCGGCGGTCACCTCTCCTCCCTCGCTGCCCTCACCGAAGCCCCTCAGTTCCAGCCGGGCTTCGAGGATGCGGACACCTCGGTGGCCGGCTGTGTGCCCTTCTACGGCGTGTACGACATGGCCGGCCTCAACGGGAGCAAGGGCACTCTGATGATGCGCGACGAGTTCCTCGGCCCGATGATCTTCAAGAAGGATCCGAAGACGCATCTCGACGACTTCATCGAGGCCTCGCCGCTGGCGCACGTACGCGTTGACGCACCGGACTTCTTCGTCCTCCACGGAGCCAACGACTCACTCGTCGAGGTCACGCAGGCCCGCGCCTTCGTCAAGGCCCTGCGGGAGGTGAGCACGTCGACCGTGACCTACGCCGAACTCCCCGGCGCCCAGCACGCGTTCGAGATCTTCTCCTCGGTGCGCAGCCAGTACGCCCTGCGAGCTGTCACCCGGTGGCTCGAGTGGCACCGGGCGACCTGGCTGGCCGGCCGTGTGGTTGAGCGGGCGTCATAG
- a CDS encoding WS/DGAT/MGAT family O-acyltransferase — MDRLSGLDASFLYLEDNAQLMHVCGLIVIDPTTIPGGYSFEAFKTELGRRVRPIPMFHRKLKFVPGRLDHPVWVEDVDFDIERQVHRVALPAPGGRDELSELAGHIAGLPLDRTRPLWEMWVIEGLESGHMAVMSKMHHASVDGVSGANMISYLCSLEPDAPPLDPGATAGASMRVPGDGELIARAVGNTLAKPVNFVKMLAPTAAILVTSARRASEGKAMAAPLTAPRTSFNGNITGHRSIAYTKMSLAKIKEIRHAVEGATVNDVVLAVSGGALRRYLEERGELPTTSLLATVPVSVRSESEGGGSNKVSSLFTRLRTDLEDPAERIQEIAKSNVNAKEHHAAIPADTLQDWAQFAAPRVFGLATRAVSSFRLADRGPVIHNLVISNVPGPPVPLYFMGGRIEALYPLGPIFHGAGLNITVMSNNGIMDVGIIACQELMPRAWDLADSFPEELEAMHKAIVG; from the coding sequence GTGGATCGCCTCAGTGGACTCGACGCCAGCTTCCTCTACCTCGAGGACAACGCGCAGTTGATGCATGTCTGCGGCCTCATCGTGATCGACCCGACGACGATCCCCGGTGGATATTCGTTCGAGGCGTTCAAGACCGAGTTGGGTCGGCGCGTACGCCCGATCCCGATGTTCCACCGCAAGCTGAAGTTCGTGCCCGGTCGTCTGGACCACCCGGTGTGGGTCGAGGATGTCGACTTCGACATCGAGCGACAGGTCCACCGCGTCGCGCTTCCAGCTCCCGGTGGTCGTGACGAGCTGTCCGAGCTGGCGGGCCACATCGCCGGCCTGCCGCTGGACCGCACCCGGCCGCTGTGGGAGATGTGGGTCATCGAGGGCCTGGAGAGCGGCCACATGGCCGTGATGTCCAAGATGCACCACGCCTCGGTCGACGGCGTGTCCGGCGCCAACATGATCTCCTACCTCTGCAGCCTCGAGCCCGACGCTCCGCCGCTGGACCCCGGGGCGACCGCGGGCGCTTCGATGAGGGTGCCCGGTGACGGTGAGCTGATCGCCCGCGCGGTCGGCAACACGCTTGCCAAGCCGGTCAACTTCGTGAAGATGCTCGCGCCGACGGCCGCCATCCTGGTGACGAGCGCCCGCCGAGCCAGCGAGGGCAAGGCGATGGCTGCGCCGCTGACGGCACCGCGTACGTCCTTCAACGGAAACATCACCGGCCACCGTTCGATCGCGTACACCAAGATGTCCCTGGCCAAGATCAAGGAGATCCGCCACGCCGTCGAAGGTGCGACCGTCAACGACGTCGTCCTGGCGGTGAGCGGCGGCGCTCTGCGGCGCTACCTCGAGGAGCGCGGCGAACTCCCGACCACCTCGTTGCTGGCGACCGTGCCGGTGTCGGTCCGCTCCGAGTCCGAGGGAGGCGGCAGCAACAAGGTCTCCTCGCTGTTCACCCGTCTGCGCACCGACCTGGAGGACCCGGCTGAGCGGATCCAGGAGATCGCCAAGAGCAACGTGAACGCCAAGGAGCACCACGCGGCCATCCCGGCGGACACCCTGCAGGACTGGGCTCAGTTCGCTGCCCCGCGCGTGTTCGGCCTGGCGACCCGGGCGGTGTCCAGTTTCCGGCTCGCCGATCGCGGCCCGGTGATCCACAACCTGGTGATCTCCAACGTCCCGGGCCCGCCGGTCCCGCTGTACTTCATGGGCGGTCGGATCGAGGCGCTCTATCCGCTCGGACCGATCTTCCACGGCGCCGGTCTCAACATCACCGTGATGAGCAACAACGGGATCATGGACGTCGGAATCATCGCCTGCCAGGAGCTCATGCCCCGGGCCTGGGACCTCGCCGACAGCTTCCCCGAGGAGCTCGAGGCGATGCACAAGGCGATCGTCGGCTGA
- a CDS encoding alpha/beta fold hydrolase, giving the protein MRSPVTALAQLLKLPEFDPPEGRWLDLPRRGRVWLTDLPGPTPDARTVVLLHAVGCTGLLTWFPVIEELNKRYRVVIFDQRWHGRGITSERFLISDCADDAAAVIDALELVDPIVAGFSMGSIVAQRLWRQHPDAVGGLVLCATTDHFRNNLPTVLFHAYTELAMGILHSVARSKMLRSAASAAAGALQIEQTDVGQWALAEFKSTSPWAVGQAVASLGRFHSTRWLPYVDVPTAVVVTSEDHVLPASGQRKVAALIPNSTVHEAPCGHAGCVLQAEAFIPQFLQAVNTTAARVRDRQPAARG; this is encoded by the coding sequence GTGAGGTCGCCTGTGACAGCACTGGCCCAACTGTTGAAGTTGCCGGAGTTCGATCCGCCGGAGGGCCGTTGGCTCGATCTCCCACGCCGTGGTCGGGTCTGGCTCACCGACCTCCCCGGCCCCACGCCTGACGCCCGAACGGTAGTACTGCTGCACGCCGTCGGGTGCACCGGACTCCTCACCTGGTTCCCGGTGATCGAGGAACTCAACAAGCGCTATCGCGTCGTCATCTTCGACCAGCGTTGGCACGGTCGTGGGATCACGTCGGAGCGCTTCCTCATCTCCGACTGTGCTGACGACGCTGCCGCCGTCATCGACGCTCTCGAACTCGTCGACCCGATCGTGGCCGGCTTCTCGATGGGGTCGATCGTCGCCCAGCGGCTCTGGCGTCAGCACCCGGACGCCGTCGGCGGGCTGGTGCTGTGCGCGACGACCGATCACTTCCGCAACAACCTCCCGACGGTGCTCTTCCACGCGTACACCGAACTGGCGATGGGCATCCTGCACAGCGTGGCCCGCTCGAAGATGCTGCGCAGCGCGGCCAGCGCGGCGGCCGGAGCACTGCAGATCGAGCAGACCGACGTCGGCCAGTGGGCGCTCGCAGAATTCAAGAGTACGAGCCCGTGGGCGGTCGGACAGGCAGTCGCCTCGCTCGGGCGCTTCCACTCCACGCGCTGGCTCCCGTACGTCGACGTCCCGACGGCAGTCGTCGTGACCAGCGAGGACCACGTGCTTCCCGCGTCCGGCCAGCGCAAGGTCGCTGCTCTCATCCCGAACTCGACCGTCCACGAAGCACCGTGTGGTCACGCAGGATGCGTCCTTCAGGCGGAGGCCTTCATCCCGCAGTTCCTGCAGGCGGTCAACACGACGGCGGCACGCGTACGCGATCGGCAGCCGGCAGCGCGAGGCTGA